The Eikenella corrodens genome segment GCTGCACACACAGGCGGCACAACTCAACCGCCACATGGCCGCGCTCTTGGCGCAAAAACAAGCGCAATGCCAAAAGCAGGCGGGCATTTTGGATGCCCTCTCGCCGCAACACACGCTATCGCGCGGCTATAGCGTGATTACCGACCGTACAGGCAAAGTGGTGCGTGATGCGGGCAGGCTGCACAGCGGGCAGGTGTTGCAGCTGCATTTTGAAACCGGCACAGCCAAGGCGCAGGTGCTGCCGCAGCGTACCGGGCAGCAGGATTTGTTTGATTAGCGCGTACAGAGATTGCTGCAGCAGTTTTTCCTGCGAAACAGCAAGCCCATGCAATTAAAAACATCATCGCTTGAGCTATCGTTTTTCAGGTAGCCTCTCTGCAAAAGGCTACCTGAAAAAGCAAAACGGCTTCCGCAAAGGAAGCCGTTTGTGGTTGTTTGACCGATACGGTTATGCCACGGTAAAACCTTCTGCCGAGAGGGCGGCTTTGAATGCTTCAAGATCGAAGCCATCACCGTGTGTAATCACTACGCGGCCGTCGTCATGATTGGCATTCACCATTCTCACACCCGCAACAGTTTCACCCTTCAGCACCAAGCGGTCTCCATCCGTTTTATTCTTCATACCGGACACTTGAATCAACATTTGTGGCATATTAACCTCTAAATAATGTAGTTGATTAAAAATAAACAGCTCTCCATACTGCACTGTTTTTGTACAATTATGCAGTATGCATCATAAAAAATATTGCCCAAATTCCTTACGCTTCCCACAACATCCTAGCTACATCAAACAGGCAATGTGCGCATTTTGCCTAGGTAGCGGCAACTTGTCCAGCATTATTCAAGGGAAAACTGCATTCGCGCTGCTCGGCACACAGCGGTACACCCTATGCTGCCACAGGCAGATTTGGTAAGATATTGATGGATACGAAAAGTTGAATAACTATAGTGGATTAACTTCAAATCAGTAAGGTATTGGCTCCCCATGCTGTGTATATGTATTATTTGCAGCCGGCCGCCTTGTTCTGATTCTGGTTGGCTCACTATGAATTAAAGGGGTGGAAAAAATGATCAGTATTTTCGACATGTTCAAAATCGGTATCGGTCCGTCCAGTTCGCATACCGTGGGGCCGATGCGTGCCGGTGTGCTGTTCCGCCAACAGCTTATCGAACAGGGACTGCTGGATAAGATTACCCGCTTCAGCGCCCATGTGTACGGCTCGCTCTCATTTACCGGCAAAGGCCACGGCACAGACCATGCCATCATTGGCGGCTTGGCGGGCTACGAGCCGGATACGGTGGACACCACCGCTTTCCCAAAATTCATTGCGCAAGTATTGAGCAGCAAAACCCTCACCGACATTGGCGGCCACGAAACTCCATTCGACTACGAACACGATTTCGTGTTCCATTCTTCATTCCTGCCACTGCACGAAAATGGCATGCGCCTGGAAGCCTATGTCGGCGATGAGTTGGCGATGCAAGAAGTGTTTTACTCCATCGGCGGCGGTTTTGTGGTAACCGAAAAACAGTTTGCCGACAGCGGCAAGCAATCTGCCCCCGTCAACGTGCCCTATCCATACACCAATGCAGATGACCTCATCCGTCAGTGCAACGAACATAATCTCTCCCTCTCCGAATTGATGTTCCGCAACGAATGCGCCCTGCGGCCGGAGCAGGAAGTGCGCGACTATGTGCGTGCCGTGTGGCAGACCATGAGCGATTGCATTCAGCGTGGCCTGCACGCCGAAGGCGTACTGCCGGGTCCCATGCGAATACCACGGCGTGCGCCGCTTTCACGCAAACAATTTGAAAAGAATGGGTTAAACGAGAGAGACCCGATGGCTGCGGTGGACTGGGTAAATATGGTGGCCTTCGCCGTCAACGAAGAAAATGCGGCGGGCGGACGGGTGGTTACCGCGCCCACCAACGGCGCCTGCGGTATCGTGCCCACCGTGTTGGCCTACTACGACCACTTTATTTTCAAAGCCGATGACGAACACATCCTGCGTTATTTAATCACGGCCAGCGCCATCGGCAGCCTGTATAAAATGAATGCCTCCATTTCCGGTGCGGAAGTAGGCTGCCAGGGCGAAGTGGGCGTGGCCTGCTCCATGGCCGCTGCCGGGCTGACCGAGATTCAAGGCGGCACTGTCGAACAAGTATGTATTGCCGCCGAAATCGCCATGGAGCACCATCTCGGCCTCACTTGCGACCCGGTGGGCGGACAAGTGCAGGTGCCGTGCATCGAGCGCAACGCCATTTCCTCCATCAAGGCCATCAATGCCTCACGCATGGCGCTACAACGCACCACCGATCCCATAGTGTCACTGGATGAAGTAATCAAAACCATGTATGAAACCGGCAAAGATATGAACCCGAAATACCGCGAAACCTCCACCGGCGGCTTGGCCACGCATGTGGTGCATGTGATGTGTTGAGACTTAATGCTGTTTAGTGCCGCAGAGACGAGAAGGCTACCTGAAAATGATTTTTCAGGTAGCCTTCTGATTGCAGCCACAGCCAAAACAATTATTCTCCCTGCCAAGCGACAAACAATAAAGCCACTTGCAAAGCGCGCCTACTCCAGCGGGAATGAAACGCTTTAGCTATACGATATTAACGGTTTGCCTGTTACCCGTTTTCTCCCAACTGCCGCCATCCTTTACCATACACTTTTTTACGCGCTTGAAAAGTTTTGTTTTAATGTTTGCCCGAACGCCAGATAGACCAGATAATCCACAGGCTGTTGGCAAAGGCCAAGAGATAGCCAAGAAAACCCAGAAACGAGAGGCCGAACAGCTTCGGGCCGATATTGCTGCTGAGCAGGATGGACGAGCCGATAATCAGAGCCGCCGTTACCATGCCCATGGTCAGCCGGTTGGCGCTATATTCCAAGTGCCGGTTCAGGGTATCGAGGCGTTTCAAATCCAGGTTTACGTTTAACCGGCCGCTTTGCAGATTGCGGTTGAGACGCAGCAGGTTTTTGGGCAAATCGCCCAGCATCTGCCCCAGCATACGGCTTTGCGTGCGGCTTCTGCGCCAAAGCTGCTGCGGCGAAAGGCGCTGACGGATAACTTTCTGCACAATCGGTTTGGCGTGCTCCAGCAGTTGGAAGCTGCCGTCCAGCCTTTTCACCACGCCTTCGAGGGTGAGCAGGGCTTTGAACAGCATCACCAAATCGCCCGGCAAGACCAGCTCGTGCTCGCGCATGATGCGGGTTAAATCGTTGATCACCTGGCTGACGCGCAAATCGCGCACGGCGGTGTGTTCGTAGTCGAGCAGCATTTCCATCACATCGGCGCCGAGCAGATCCTCATCGGGAACATCGCCCTGTGCCCAGTTGCTCAGAATATATTGCACGGCAAACGGGTCGCGGTGGATAAGGGCTTCAATCAGCGCATTGATTTCCTGCCGACGCACCGGATTCAGGTAGCCTGTCATGCCGAAGTCGATCAGGCCGATGCGCAAATCGGGATAGACAAAGATGTTGCCCGGGTGTGGATCGGCATGAAACAGGCCCTGCCCCAGTATCATATCGAGCAGCACGTCGGTGATGCGGCAAGCCAGAATATGCCGCTCTTCTGCGCCCAGCAATTCGATGTCGGTATCTTTCAGCAGGGTGGCAGCCACGTATTCCTGCACCAGCACCTGCCGGTTGCTGTATTCGGGATAGACCTTGGGAATATGTACCGCCGGATGCCCGGCATACAGCGCGGCAAACCGCTGCAAATGGCGCATTTCGGCCAGCAAATCGGTTTCCCTGGCCAGGCTTTTGGCAAAATACTGCACCATCTGCACCGGCTGATAGCGGCGGGTTTCCGGCATTTCCGATTCGGTGAGCTGCGCCAGATGGGTTAGAATACGCAAATCCGCCCGGATGAGCGGTTCGATATCCGGTCGGCGCACCTTTACCGCCACCTCGCTGCCGTCGAGCAGCACCGCGCGGTGCACCTGCGCGATGGAGGCGCTGCCCAAAGGCTCGCTGTCGATGTGCCGGAACACCTGCTCCGGCGGGCAGCCCAGCTGCTCGGTGAGCAGGGAGAGAATCGCCTCGAAAGGCAAAGGATTCGCACTGCTTTGCAGATGCTCGAATTCCTCAATCCATTCGGCGCTAAAAATATCAACCCGGGTGGCCAAAATCTGGCCGAGCTTGATAAAGGTTGGCCCCAGCTCCTCAAACGCCAGCCGGAAACGATGCGCCGTGCTCGAATCACCAGCATCTTCCTGCGCGGCTGAGCCGCCGAGCCAAGAAGCCCGGTTCAGCTTAATCCGGCTGAGAAAACCGCCCAAACCGTGCCGCGCCAGCGTGGCCACGATTTGACGCAAACGATTGATGTCGCCCAAAGCGGGCATGGCAGATCTAACCATACAGCCCCCTTGCGGAACCAGTGTCCGCACAAACAGATACACAGCATAACATACGCGCCCACCGGTGCGCACAAACTGCCCCTATTGCACACTGCCCGGCCAAACACATTGCCGCGCCTTACCGCACTATGCTATAACATGGGCAAAACAAGAAAGTTTCAGATTGATGAAGTGGATAAAACAAGCAACCCTCTGCGCCCTGGTCGCCCTTGCTTTCGGCCTCGCTCCCGCCGCATACGCCGCCCCGGAAGGATTGGATAACGACGCACTCGAGCGCCTGATCCGCGAACGCACCAGCCACAGCAACAATGCCCCCGCATCCAGCCGACAGTCTTCATCTTCCGGCAGCCGCTCCTCCTCAGGCAGCCAAGACGAAGCCGGCGACCTCATCATGAATGCCATGAGCCTCATCGGCCTCTCCTACCGCTTCGGTGGCAACTCTCCCACCCAAGGCCTCGATTGCAGCGGCTTCATGCAATATATCTTCAAACGCAGCATGGGCATTACCCTGCCGCGCACTTCCGCCGAGATGGCCACCGTAGGCCAGCAGGTAGACCGTGCCAACCTCAAGCCCGGAGATATGGTATTTTTCGGCGGCGGCGGCCGTGTTTCCCACGTTGGCATGTATATCGGCAATGACCGCTTCATCCACGCCCCACGCACCGGCCGCGACATCGAAATCACCAGCATGAACGGCACCTACTGGAAAAACCGCTACATCACCGCCCGCCGGGTAGACCGCTCCACCCGCTTCACCCGCTAAAGGCCTGCATCATGAATATGCCCACCATGCCCAAATGGCACAGCGACGATGGCAGCATCGTATCGTGCACCGAAAAAGTGAAAGTGATGCAGGAAAACATGCAAGAGCTCTATCAGCTTGCGCAAGACACTTTCGAAGACGCCCTACTAATGGGCTGCAGCGAAAAACAAGTGCGCGAATTCCTGCAAGATTTGGTGCGCAGCGTGCACAACCCATATAACTGATGCAAACCGCATCTGCCGATTAAGAAAAGGCTACCTGAAAATTTCAGGTAGCCTTTTGTTGCTCACGGTTGCAAATAATGCCGTGCCATCTCCTCTAGCTGCTTGTCGTATGCCTTACAGAACTCCGTTTGGCTAGCATCTATCTGTTTGCCGGCCAAGGCTGCCTCAAGCGCATCCTGTGTTACCACTTCATTAATGAATTCATCGTGCATGGTCAGATGCAGCGCCCTAATTTCTACTTGTAATGTTGGATCGGCCGAGATAGCTGAACACTCCTGCTGCCTTTCCCGCAAACGGATTACTTCCAGCTGCTCAACATTTTTCCGGCATACTCCGGCGCGAAAACCCAACGCACTCATATCCAACAGAAAAGCTCGACAATCCTGGATAGGCGGTTGAGCCACGGCCAAGGAGGGAAACAGGATGGATAAGGTTAGAATTTTTCTAAACATAGCTCACTCCTTGATTACTATATTTAAGGCTACCTGAAAAAGCCAAATTGGTTTTCAGGTAGCCTTTATTCAGCCAAACGGCCTTACACCACGATATTCACCAGCCGTTTCGGCACCACGATGATTTTCTTCGGCGCTTTGCCTTCCATAAACTTCTGCGCGCCGGCGGTGGCGAGGGCGGCGGCTTTCACAGCGGCTTCGTCCGCATCGGCGGCGATTTGGATTTTGTCGCGCAACTTGCCGTTCACCTGCACCCTAATTTCTATCTCGGTCTGCACCAGTGCGGCGTTGTCCACGGCAGGCCAGCTTTGCTGCCACAGGTTGCCGCCGGCCAGTTCGCCCCACAGGGTTTCGCAGATGTGCGGCACGATGGGCGACAGCAGCAGGACAACTGCTTCCAGCACTTCGCGGGCGACGGCTTGGCCGTGTTCGCCGGAGGTGTCGGTTTTATCGTATTGGTTCAGCAGCTCCATCACGGCGGCGATGGCGGTGTTGAACTGCTGGCGGCGGTCGTAATCGTCCGTTACTTTGGCGATGGTGCTGTGCAGCTTGAAGCGTAGGTCTTTCAGGCTGCCCGACAGGGCTTCCTGGCTACCTGAAAACTTGCTCGCGCCGCTGCCGCCGTTTTGCACGAATTCGTACACGGTGCGCCACAGGCGGCGCAGGAAGCGGTGCGCGCCTTCCACGCCTGCATCCGACCATTCCAGCGACTGTTCGGGCGGGCTGGCGAACATCATAAACAGGCGGGCGGTGTCCGCACCATAGGCTTCGATGAGCTCTTGCGGATCCACGCCGTTGTTTTTGGATTTGGACATTTTTTCCACGCCGCCGATGACCACGGGCTGCCCGTCCGCTTCCAGCACGGCGGACACGAGGCGGCCTTTGTCGTCGGTCTGCACGCGCACTTCTGCGGGGTTGAACCAGGTTTTTTTGCCGTCCGCGCTTTCGCGGTAATACGTCGCCGCCAGCACCATGCCCTGCGTAAGCAGTTGTTTGAACGGCTCGCGCACGGACACGATGCCTTCATCATTCATCAGTTTGGTGAAGAAGCGGGCATACAGCAGGTGCAGAATGGCGTGTTCGATACCGCCGATATATTGGTCGGCCTGCCCCCAATACGCGGCGGCTTCGGGCGCAACCATGTGCGCGTCGTCGCGCGGCGACATATAGCGGAACTGGTACCAGCTCGATTCGACAAACGTGTCCATGGTGTCGGTTTCGCGCTTGGCCGCGCCGCCGCATTTTGGACAGGTGGTTTCGTAAAATTCGGGCATTTTGGCCAGCGGCGAACCTGCGCCGTCGGGCACGACATTTTCAGGCAGCACAACGGGCAAATCTTGCTCCGGCACGGGCACATCGCCGCAGGTATCGCAATGGATAATCGGCACGGGGCAGCCCCAATAGCGTTGGCGCGAAATGCCCCAGTCGCGCAGGCGGTATTGCGTTTTCGGCTCGCCCGCAGAAGCAGCCTGCAACTTGTCGGCGATGGCATCGAAGGCTCCTTGGAAATTTAAACCGTCCAAATCGCCGCTGTTCACCAGTACGCCATTTTCTTTGTCGGCATACCAATCTTGCCAGTTTTCTGTGTCAAATGGCTGGTCATCCACACTAATCACTTGTTTCATCGGCAGATGGTATTGTTTGGCAAAGGCAAAATCGCGCTCGTCATGTGCGGGCACGGCCATCACCGCGCCGTCGCCGTAGCCCCACAGCACATAGTTCGCCACCCACACTTCCAGCCGCTCGCCGTTGAGCGGATTGATGACGAAGCGGCCGGTGGGCATGCCTTTTTTCTCCATGGTCGCCATGTCGGCTTCCGCCACGCTGCCGGCCTTGCATTCGGTAATAAACGCTTGCAGTGCAGGCTGCTTTTCGGCTACGGCGGCGGCCAGCGGATGCTCGGCGGCCACGGCCACATACGTCGCGCCCATCAGCGTGTCGGGGCGGGTGGTGTACACCTGCACAAACTCGCGGTGGCTTTCAGGCAGCCCTTCGCGGCTGTCGGCGGCTACCTGAAAACGCACGGTCATGCCGCGCGATTTGCCAATCCAGTTGCGCTGCATGGTTTTCACCTGCTCCGGCCAGTCCAAGCCGTCCAAATCCGCCAGCAGCTGCTCGGCATAATCGGTGATTTTGAAGTAGTACATCGGGATTTCGCGCTTTTCCACCAGCGCGCCGGAACGCCAGCCGCGCCCGTCAATCACCTGCTCGTTCGCCAGCACGGTTTGGTCGACCGGGTCCCAGTTCACCGTGCCCAACTTCTTGTACACAATGCCTTTTTCAAACAGCTTGGTAAACAGAAGCTGCTCCCAGCGGTAGTATTCGGGGCGGCAGGTGGCGATTTCGCGCTCCCAATCCAGCGCAAAGCCGAGGCTCTGCAACTGCTTGCGCATATAGGCAATGTTTTCATACGTCCATTTGGACGGCGCGACCTGGTGGTTAATCGCCGCGTTTTCGGCGGGCATGCCGAACGCGTCCCAACCCATCGGCTGCAACACGTTGAACCCCTG includes the following:
- a CDS encoding L-serine ammonia-lyase, which translates into the protein MISIFDMFKIGIGPSSSHTVGPMRAGVLFRQQLIEQGLLDKITRFSAHVYGSLSFTGKGHGTDHAIIGGLAGYEPDTVDTTAFPKFIAQVLSSKTLTDIGGHETPFDYEHDFVFHSSFLPLHENGMRLEAYVGDELAMQEVFYSIGGGFVVTEKQFADSGKQSAPVNVPYPYTNADDLIRQCNEHNLSLSELMFRNECALRPEQEVRDYVRAVWQTMSDCIQRGLHAEGVLPGPMRIPRRAPLSRKQFEKNGLNERDPMAAVDWVNMVAFAVNEENAAGGRVVTAPTNGACGIVPTVLAYYDHFIFKADDEHILRYLITASAIGSLYKMNASISGAEVGCQGEVGVACSMAAAGLTEIQGGTVEQVCIAAEIAMEHHLGLTCDPVGGQVQVPCIERNAISSIKAINASRMALQRTTDPIVSLDEVIKTMYETGKDMNPKYRETSTGGLATHVVHVMC
- a CDS encoding ABC1 kinase family protein, with product MVRSAMPALGDINRLRQIVATLARHGLGGFLSRIKLNRASWLGGSAAQEDAGDSSTAHRFRLAFEELGPTFIKLGQILATRVDIFSAEWIEEFEHLQSSANPLPFEAILSLLTEQLGCPPEQVFRHIDSEPLGSASIAQVHRAVLLDGSEVAVKVRRPDIEPLIRADLRILTHLAQLTESEMPETRRYQPVQMVQYFAKSLARETDLLAEMRHLQRFAALYAGHPAVHIPKVYPEYSNRQVLVQEYVAATLLKDTDIELLGAEERHILACRITDVLLDMILGQGLFHADPHPGNIFVYPDLRIGLIDFGMTGYLNPVRRQEINALIEALIHRDPFAVQYILSNWAQGDVPDEDLLGADVMEMLLDYEHTAVRDLRVSQVINDLTRIMREHELVLPGDLVMLFKALLTLEGVVKRLDGSFQLLEHAKPIVQKVIRQRLSPQQLWRRSRTQSRMLGQMLGDLPKNLLRLNRNLQSGRLNVNLDLKRLDTLNRHLEYSANRLTMGMVTAALIIGSSILLSSNIGPKLFGLSFLGFLGYLLAFANSLWIIWSIWRSGKH
- the leuS gene encoding leucine--tRNA ligase; amino-acid sequence: MQEHYQPSLTEPAAREKWEAHRVFNVQEDSSKPKFYCLSMFPYPSGKLHMGHVRNYTIGDVRSRFKKMQGFNVLQPMGWDAFGMPAENAAINHQVAPSKWTYENIAYMRKQLQSLGFALDWEREIATCRPEYYRWEQLLFTKLFEKGIVYKKLGTVNWDPVDQTVLANEQVIDGRGWRSGALVEKREIPMYYFKITDYAEQLLADLDGLDWPEQVKTMQRNWIGKSRGMTVRFQVAADSREGLPESHREFVQVYTTRPDTLMGATYVAVAAEHPLAAAVAEKQPALQAFITECKAGSVAEADMATMEKKGMPTGRFVINPLNGERLEVWVANYVLWGYGDGAVMAVPAHDERDFAFAKQYHLPMKQVISVDDQPFDTENWQDWYADKENGVLVNSGDLDGLNFQGAFDAIADKLQAASAGEPKTQYRLRDWGISRQRYWGCPVPIIHCDTCGDVPVPEQDLPVVLPENVVPDGAGSPLAKMPEFYETTCPKCGGAAKRETDTMDTFVESSWYQFRYMSPRDDAHMVAPEAAAYWGQADQYIGGIEHAILHLLYARFFTKLMNDEGIVSVREPFKQLLTQGMVLAATYYRESADGKKTWFNPAEVRVQTDDKGRLVSAVLEADGQPVVIGGVEKMSKSKNNGVDPQELIEAYGADTARLFMMFASPPEQSLEWSDAGVEGAHRFLRRLWRTVYEFVQNGGSGASKFSGSQEALSGSLKDLRFKLHSTIAKVTDDYDRRQQFNTAIAAVMELLNQYDKTDTSGEHGQAVAREVLEAVVLLLSPIVPHICETLWGELAGGNLWQQSWPAVDNAALVQTEIEIRVQVNGKLRDKIQIAADADEAAVKAAALATAGAQKFMEGKAPKKIIVVPKRLVNIVV
- a CDS encoding C40 family peptidase; this encodes MKWIKQATLCALVALAFGLAPAAYAAPEGLDNDALERLIRERTSHSNNAPASSRQSSSSGSRSSSGSQDEAGDLIMNAMSLIGLSYRFGGNSPTQGLDCSGFMQYIFKRSMGITLPRTSAEMATVGQQVDRANLKPGDMVFFGGGGRVSHVGMYIGNDRFIHAPRTGRDIEITSMNGTYWKNRYITARRVDRSTRFTR